The genomic window tattcatttattgtctTTACTTAATGATTTACTTAGTTTCAATTGTTTCGACTTTGTTGcccttctttttttatctggtTTGACAAACTCTTCTTTgggctttttattatttcatcttcatctttttatcttttttggtTTACCTGCCTTTGGTGTTCGCTCATTTGAATTTCATGAGATTTACGACAGCGTTTCCTCACTTTTCAGTTCTGGattcatggatggatggattcatGGGTGGGAGGGCTtggtttttattgcttttatcaTGTGAAGCACGTTGTGTTACATTGTTTGTACGAAAAgtacaaaagaaataaaaactgacTGATAATTTATTTGCTCCCTTGATTTGAAACATTCGCGCTCTGCCATCCACTTGTAAAAGTATTTTCAAAGTGTGACGAAAACTTGCTTGTGATTGTTGATGCCACCGAAATTAGCGACTGCCTATTGTGATCATTGCTGTAATCGGAAGTGTGAGTGGTAGTCGTTAGTTTCCCGTGTGTCTCTGAGCCAAACAAAAAACCACACAGCAAACCCGGGAACATACAACTACCAACCTGCGGTCCCAAGCACCTAAAGGGAGGATGGACAGAGCAGAAGTCCTAGAGAAGAAGACAGAAGCGTAGGAGGATGGAAAGTAGAGTAGCGCAGAAATGAAGAAGGttaggatacacacacacacacacacacacacacgctcacacacccAGCTTAATTGGCTTGGCTTccaattaataaaacaaagtttTCATGCTTCCTCTCTTCTCGGTGTCACcgcctttttccttttctctcagaGAGACGGAACCGTGACCTTTTCATCTCATCCCTCCCCCAACTCCCTCCCCTCTCAGTCTTACCTCCTGCAGGCGCTGGATGTGTTCTCGGCAGGTTTCTAAGTCACTGTCACCAGGAACCACGATCAGGCCCAGAGGAATGGCTGCAGAATACAGAGGAACAAGACAATTATCCAGCAGCACTTTGGCTTCACACGGTCCGGTCCTCAGGAGCCCGGACAGAGCGCCGGTGACTTTTCGCTCTGCTCTGACTGAGACATGGGACTCCAgatgtaattaaataaagaaggacccaaaaaaattacaaataaatgacCGCAACACGTCAACTGATATTCAATCTTGCTGCGTCGAGTGTTGCGGGACACAGGAACACAGCAGTGTTACTTTGAAGGGAAAGCGACCAATGGTTGCTGATGAGGTCAAAACCAGAGCTGCTAGAAGCCCAGAGGCAAATTACAAGTCAAGGGGGATTTAGCGTTCTTTAAATTTGGCTGATGACGCAGCTATGGAGCTTATTGTGGATAACTGTGTTGAGCCTGTCCACGCCCTCATGTCCCTGCTGCTACAGAgactccgctgctgctgcaggtcggTTTCTCTTTTTAATTCCGTTGAATCGTTCTCAAGGATCGGCTGCTTTTCACCAGCACGCGTCTAACAAAGACGTCTCAGCTGCAATGCCACCATCACTGCTCGGCATCACAGCAAATAAAGGAACGCATACAGGCGCCTCTTCCCATTTCAGGGATGAGACATAGCTGTAAAACTCCAGCTCTGGATGAGCCAAGTTGATGTTGGCGCGGCCGTCTTTTATTTCACCAAATGAGCCTGACTAAGCCGGCTCGTCATCAATGAGCCAACGTAGGTCGCCGGAACAATGGAGACGGCGCCTTCCCTGAGGAGGCGCGGGCCGGCCGGCTGCCCGACGCACCGCTGCTGGCTGAACATCACACGGCTCATTGTGCTGAAAGAGCTGTCAAATCGAGCGAGGAGATCCTGaacccacacacagacgcatacacacacacacacctctcattGATACTAAACACCTTTGTGAGGAAAGGCTCTCACTGGGAGCGAACAGAAAACCAGTCCGATTTGAGAGCTTTTAGTGTCACTTGTTAATTCACGTATATCTCAAACTGTTCCTCAGAGGGCAGAACAGCGTTTCCTCATTTAAACAAGGAAACAATATGAATATTAAGTTCTGATATTCCCAGAATGTGCAATAAAACACTACGAACAGTTACCAGGAATACATGTAAGTCAGTCTGATACAACCTGTAATGAATCCTCCTTCATTCAGGTTGTAATGGACGCTCTGTCCTCATTTAACTCAACATTATAATCTCCATGACGGATGATTCAGCCAGACAGTAAGCTGATGATATATGGACTCAACCAAACCTGCACATAAAAAAATGAGTATGATACAGATCAGGGTATTTTCCAATAGGTTAACTTGGAGGATTAATTTAACTTgtctaataaaataaatttcgatttgtaaatatatatatatacacaaaaaatatatatatatatatatatatttatatattacattacttAATTACTTTGACAGTCAAATTATAACCTGCTACAGCTTTTAGAATTAATATGTCAATTTCATTCACTGGCCTTGTCAACAGAAATCTGCCATCTGCCTCATGTTATCATTTCAAATCTCTAAGTGACAGCAGATCAGGAAGCTGCGTTTGTCCCGGTCGGTTGTTAACTTGTAACTAAACCTCTTACATGATAAGAAATCTGTGCTCTTGACAGGTTTAATCCGAATCTCTGCTAATAAAGAGTTTGTATAATCGCTTCATGTTCGGGGACGGAGTGCGCGGTGAGAGAATCGGCTTTGAGAGACGACAGAACAGCGGCGCCTCGGGGCAAGAGCCGTATTTTTACCATCTCCCCGAATGCCGCACATCCACCAGTTGAGAAGCAGTGATTGATTTGCATAATGGGTGAGCAGACTCAGACTTCAAAGAGCTAGAACAAAGGACGAGTCTCAGAAAAAGATAAGAATCGTTTTTGAACtgatataagaaaaaaaacattttggaaacaaatacaaaaaaaagacatatgATTATGAATTATTGATGTAAATTAGGGTAAGATATGTATCCATATATATTTACTTCCACCCCAGATAACGTGGGATTAAGTCCCAGGAGAGATGATGTGAAATAGAGAAACAAGAAGAACAATGTCTACTTTACCAGTATTATAAAACATGCTGTTTGCACTATTGTAAAAGGAAATAGTGCCACCTTGTGTCAACACTATGAACTCATCCTGACGTATgcctgcacgtgtgtgtgtgtggtgtgtgtgtgcgtgtgtgtgtgtgtgtgtgtgtgtgcgtgttgctgCTGAGGCAAGACCAGCTGAGTTTAACTGTTCTTAATGAGAGAAACAGGGCCCTTTCTTCAGTTATATTCCTcaaacatgtgaatgtgtgtgtatgagtgtgtttgtgtgtgtgtgtgtgtgtgtgtgtgtgtgtgtgtgtgtgtgtgtgtgtgtgtgtgtgtgtgtgtgtgagtgaagaggATGGAGGCACAGCTGACAATAATCTCCTTGACCTTCACATCACTGCTCCACCCTCCAATCATTCCCCACTTGAAGATGAAAACGCTGCCGTCACTCAGGCGGCTCTGCGGCCGCATCACAAAGCTTTTCCACAAGCTGACGAGCAACAAGTGGCCGAGGGTGAAGCGCCGCGATGACGCATTCGTCTTTTTAACATGTCTAAAATCGGAAGACTGGGATTGATCAGCACCACTCTTGATCATACGATCTGCGACGGACCAGAACGTCAGCTCGACAATAAGCTGGAAGGCGACAtcacggctgatcagaatatctTCTTCAACAGGCATTACTGTCTGTTAAAGCCGACTGCTTCTCAAGCTCAATGAAtgtttcactttgacatttaaaaatcattaaaagacTCCCGCTCAACtgtgctgtgtttctgtctaaACATGTGGAAGTTATTATGCatacttaaccctaacccttaaatCATATTCAAcagattttgtgtttgaaaattCAAACCATTTTAGATAACATCCTTCACATTAGGGTAACACATGCTTGgtaattgagtgtgtgtgtgtgtgtatgtgtgtgtgtgtgtgtgtgtgtgtccttacaTGCTTGCCGTAGTTTGTCCTTGTCGTAGTGCAGAGCCTCATAGTCGGTCATACCGATCCTGCTGACTCGGATCCTCAGCCTCTCGGGGACCTGCTGCTGACTGACACgcaaacagcaacacaacgcTTTTAACAACACATACATGTACATGCCTTAACAACATAAAgctagcgtgtgtgtgtctgtgtgtgtgtttcttactCGTTGAGGTGTGGCAGTGAGGTCCGTCGTTTGGTTTTCTGGATCATGTTGGCCTGGTTCCTGAGgctgatgtggatgacagaggGAGCAAGTCTGCACGGTTCTCCGTCCACCTGAACACAATCaatatcaaccaatcaatcaatatcgtaataatcataataacagTCATCATCATAGACATGTATGCACAATGCGTACCTGTACTGGGAGAGGCTTAGTGGTGGTGAGGGTGACTTCTCTGCACTGGTTCAACCTCTCGCCATGGCCGCCAACTTGGAGAgtagcctacacacacacacacagacacacacaaacggatCCTTCAAATTAATGAGTATTTATCATATACTACACTAATTTATGAACTTGTGATGCTTTAAATCTCCGGCTCCATCTGTCATCGTGACATTAAAGCGCAAAGCATCTGTTTTACTAAAAGATAAATCctgtgttatttaaaaacttAATTCGCTGCTGTTCTTTTCCAAAACTTCTCAGAAACTTTCTGGCCATCTGGAGAGAAAGTTATTCCTCCCACTGcagaaaaaatatgatttgttttttcttttacacgaaaatattACAACTTCAGCCACTGTAGGTGAGATTTTTGAGAATAAAGACATAATATTTGGTGAAAATGTTGTAAATTCACAAgattttaatgagaaaaaaaggtcATTTTTAGGAATTAATCAGCAGTGACCATGTTTCACTCCTTCTGTAGCAAAAGATTACTCGAGAAACTAAGAAATTCCTCCAACAGATGAAAGCAACAGTAACCTCACAGCCGACCTCTGCAAAATATGTCTTTCTCCACTAAAGAGACAATTTACTCCAAGTTCGTGTTCTCAGGATGGACTCGGTTTCTTGCATAATCTTTTGAAAATCATTGAAAGTCATGTAACAACTTTATGGGCCCGAGGTACCACGGCTACCGGGTCACAGTGAGAGCTCCGTACCAGGGACGTCATAGTGAATCCGATGACCTCGATGTATCCGTCGTCGTGGCGTTGAGGTTCAAAGTCGTGATGCTCACTGGGATTCCCCCACGGTGTTGTGCCCGCACAGTACCTGAAGttcacacgcagacagacacacacattcaggttAACTTCATCGGAGGGCGACAGTAACCCTCATCTTTATCGCCGTCTCTGCCCATCAGAGCATGGACGTATGATGAGGCTCACCCAGCCGATCACTGCTCTGACACCACACAGTCATTTACCAACGACAACAAAATAGATATCACACACATGAATGGTGGCTTCTTTCCTCAGTGTCATTACAGCTTGTGTAACATCAGGCGCTTCGcaacaaaacacaagtgaaaCAAGGGAATCAACTCATTAAAACACAGCAGCCGCGGCAGAGAGGAAGCCGCAGCTGAGGTAAAACACAGTGACATTCACAGTGAGTGTTTTCGAGCTGACTGCTCTGGCTCCTTCGTGTGCTAAAAATAAACCACGTGAACCacaatttcataatttaaaagaaaagaatccCACTTTACAACTCGATGGAAAACAGCTGCCTTCTGTTGCAGCTGCTCCGAGTGACGGGAGAGAACATATTTATACAGAGCCCTGTGGATCCCAGTGGACCGATTAGTCTGATGGTAAACAAAAAGCAAGGGACGGACACAAGTCCAATAGATGTTGCGTATGACTGAGGACATCGGCGACTTCTAATGTATgtacaacattgattagaagtataaagttaatgtgtgtgtagtAACATCACTGGCTGACCTGGGGATGTTGAGGAAGACCAGACACTGCAGCTTCAAGTCCTGAACCTTCGATGTTAAATCCGTCCCATCACactggacacagagagagagacaattaGAGAGACAGACCGAGAGAGACACGGAGCAGATTTGACAGCCACGTGCTCGATTGACAGCGACTCACCACCACTTTGATATGCTTGGACAGGTCTTTGGAGCTTCCCATCAGGAAATCTGAGAACGCTGTCtgtgggagagacagacaggaggacaggtGAGCAGGCGGACACACAGGCAGTCGAGCAGGGCGCTCTCAGAGGACCGCATCACTAAATAAAGCCACAGTTGGATGCAGTTATCTTCCAGCGCCTCCGGCAAAGTCACAGACACAATGTGCTCCCAAACAGCAACTGTCGCCGCAGCAGGGTACTCGAATAGTTGTGTGTCTTTCAGCACATGCCATGGCCTGCttgtacagcacacacacacacaacaaactgagCAGCAACATCGCACACTGGCAACACGGGCCTCCATCACAGCAATACGACCTCCGCGTCAAATGCATGATATACATGTCAaattgtttgtgtctgaaaattGAACACAAGCGGAAATATAGAGGATACCATATAAACAACATTGATATTTAACATGAACTCACCCCAGCATAGAACATCTTATTCTTAAATCGACTGTTGAACTTCTCTGGGTTGGCCTCTGAAACAATGACAGACAAGAGCAAATCACTTCATGTACACTTTACAATCAATTCCCAAATCAGTAATAATGTGCACAGCGTTAGAGGACAGTGTACCTCTGGATTCATGGAACTCTAGAGTCACATGAGCGTCGAATCCCAGACTGAAGTAATTGTTGAAAACATCTAGAGGAAGCTGagagaggacacaaacacacaccagttaCGTTTGGGTTCAAAATATCATCTTGTCATAGTTTTAAGAGCTTGTCAACTAAATATTGTTGTTTGCTAGTGGCAGTGACACGTTGACACTTCCAGGTTCATAACCAAGGTTAGTTTTTCTCTCCCACAGGGGGCAGCTGTAAAAATACATCTTTCACATTAATGTGTGAGCGGAGCCAACAGGAAGCCAGAGGCGGCCTCGACCAGCTCGACTGCAGGAGGACAACAGTGCAAATGCGTTATGGGCCAAAAAATGAAGATATTTATTGGCATATTATTCAGGGAGCAACTTTATAGGAAAAACTGGACACTGGCTTTATAAAAACACTATTCAGTTTGAGACGAAAACCTGAGAAACATGTGGGGAGTGTGTACGGAAAAGATAAAGATACAGATAAAGAGTTTCAGACACTGTGCTGTAAGCGCACCGACCTTATCACTTTGTTGTTCGTCCAGTTCAGCCGCTGCACTGACGTTCGGCTCCACCAGCAGATTCCACCTGTCCAGCTGGACGACGGTGCCGTCCTCAACGTGGGACAGGATCTTAGACAGAGGTTCGTCTGTGTAGCCCTGGCAAAGACACACACGGTTATTTAATAACATGTGAAACAGGTGAAAGTGAGGCGACACACGGAATcgttgtgtgagtgttgtttttgtcagttttgTACACACCCCTCCCCAGTTGAGGGTCCTAGCGAGGTCATTTCCTGTCCCGAGTGGCAGCACGGCGACAGGAGGCTGAGGGTTTATTGCCAGCTCGTCGAGACAAGACAGGATCCAGCCCACCtgtgtttaaacacacacacagatattgtGCTTTCTGAATTCACAGTACACGTGACTATTAGCTCATATCATCAGACAACATGATATTGATTCATTACTCACAGTGCCATCTCCTCCACAGGCCATGATCCTCAGGTTGTTGACTTTACGATACAGCTCCAGGCTACAAGATAATAAATGGTcagtatttatatagagctctTCTAATCTTGATCACCACTTAAAGCACTTTGGAGTAAAGCTTAAGATTAAATTGGTTTTAGGGAGCGAACAAGACAATTATCAGTTACGTTGAGTTcaaaaaggtgtgtgtgtgtgtgtgtgtgcgtgtgtgcgtgtgtgagaccTACCCTTCCTTTGGTCCTCCTTGGCTCAGGTCAAACACCTGTCTTGGGTTGAGATACCACATGAAGGACTGCATGATCTTAGTTCCctgtgagacagagaaacacacatgacaTCAACCATGACAcccaactaactaactaactaacatgTTGTTGTGTAACACTTCAGTCCAGTTTCAATTGAGGGAGGAGATTAGTATCTGAGGCCTAAATATTGGGTTTTCCTAAATCAGCTGAATCATCGGATCGTCTCATCCTCTGACAATAAAGTTGTTCTTCATACAGCTTGTGTTGCTACAGTGTTGACCCCATGTCTTTCATGTCATAAACACGTACACATGCTCTCACATTCATATTCTTCATATTCTTATGACTCAACGTAGATATGGATCAAAAGTTGCCTCCAGCTCGTTCAGAACGCAGCATCGGCTTCATAGACGACTTATCAGCCCAATCCCGGCTTTCGCTCCATAATTGACTCCCTGTCTGGTTTGgaattgattttaagatttgaCTCTTCGCCTCGGTCTGGCATCAGGACCCTTCGGCTTTGACACGACCTGTCTGAGGAGATGAGGCGtgaagattttcttttaaatcacttaaATCCCATTTTTAGAGATTTGCCttgctgtgatgtcatctttttattaaatcttttaatgttttattgcttttattcatttaatttgtgtacATAAGCTTTTGATGTAATGttgttccttttctttatttgtaacTACTGCTGTTAAGTGATGTTTTCTTGTTATTGATTATGAATATGAGGTACAATGAGATTAAAACGATGACATAGGTCACATGATTTTGACTCTAAACCTctctgatttattgatttagtgCCTGATGCCTTAACTGGATGATTAACTGGTTTACCGATTTGCAGTGAAGAGTGACAAGTACaaacacaggaagacacagCAGCCGACCAAAATGAATACCTGGTTCCCTCCACTCTTTGGGTTGACAAACACCAGCAGAGGCTTCATCAGCGGTGAGGGGATGGGTCGGATGATGAACGGCCTCCACATGCGTCCTTCCTGTCAGAACAAAAACATGATCTGCTCAGAGACTCTGCGACAGGATGTCGAACCTGCACCTTGTGTCCGAGCCAAACATGGACTCCCAGGAGGGATAACAAACagctctcttctccctctctcatctgcAGTTCAATGCATATTACGAGTGACATATACAGTTTGGTGGCACAGACGGAGACACGGCCATATCATCACACAGTGCAACACTGACCTCTGCCCCTTTCTTGCTGCTTTTCCTCTTGAACgacgtcctcttcttcttcttgctcgACTTCATGGACGACTGTTAAGAAACATCGGAGTCAGAGACGCCGGCCTAAACATATCCATGTCCTTTTGTCCTCCACACATTAAGGTCAGTAGCAGATAAAACGGTGACTGACGGTGGGGTTACCTGATTGCGTCGGACTCGGATGACCCATGTGGGCGGAACTATGAGGGCAGCGTGAGCCCCGATTGGACAAGCCTCCTCAATCTGCTGCAGCATGAAGCAGGAAACCTTGTTGTGGTACTGGAgggaaacacaaataaaaaaatgatgtatTTATGAATGGAAAGAGCCTCATTTGGATTATGAAAAAGATGGTTTTATGGTGTTTGAGTTCAAGTTAGTGACAGGGCCGTTGAAGAACTCATACTCACAGCCTGTTTGCACCAGGAGCAGCTGATGCCGACTATGTCTTtgctgtgaaaagcaaacttTTGCTGGAAGCCCtgggaagaagaacaagaagagaaGTTCTACTGGACCGATTCCAAATGCTTTGGTAAGTACTATTTACTTATACACCCAAATATTTAAAGAATGGGGCCCACGTCAGGATTCCATTATTAGACAtagaaaaaacagtttttactATTGTAAGTAAATTAACAGTTGAAGAATTCAAAGGTAATGGATGCTTGGACACATATCCTCTCAGAAAGACCACCTACCTTCCCACATTGTTTGCATTTGCCTTCTTGCCGTCTCCGATGCACCCAGTGATGACGCACCACAATGGGCTGAACACAGAAATGACAAGTAGGAGAGCTAACTTAAGatcagacaacaacaacaatatggCACAAAGGGGAATGAGTTCCAGCAGGAGCACTTTTATGTTTGTTATGACGCCGAAACAACAAGAAAGTCCAGAACTCACCTCTCGAATGTTCCTCGAGCCCGATTCTCTGAAAGATGGTTTACACCTGAAGTTTATCTGGAGGAGAGCGGAGAGAGGCAGGCAGGTGTAAGAACATGATAATTGGGGAGAACCGGAGAAGGttatgatggagaaaaaaaaacagacagctGCTTCCCCACGGACGCACCAGTAGGTGAGTGCAATGATTTCAAGTGGTCATTGTCAGGTAGGACGtgtttgaggaggaagaggaccaAGAGAAAAAGACATGTGGCTCTAtggcagtggaggtggaggtgggctCCATGAATCCCAGTAATGAAGAGTGCACGGAAAAGAAGAACCAGAGGAGGGGTTTCTCAATGCCAACGATCCAGGTTTATCGGCCACTCAAAATACTTTAAAGTTAGTTGCATTCacctgatcacacacacacactcctacacagCAGTCAGGGGGAGTTTGGGGTTCTGGAGGAGTTTGGGATCGAACCTCTGacaaccctctctacctccttaTCCACAGCCGCCCATTGATTGTTCACACGGTTAATGTGATGACAAGAAAAAAAGCTCAATGGACCAAAGACTCAATAAGACACTTTCCTAAACTCAGGCCCCGCATCAACACACTCACTGAGAATTCAAAGGAATGATCTGAAATATGTCCAACTTGAATATACTCAAAATATATTCTATAGTATTTCCACACAGTAATTACAAACAAGGAATCTGAGCCTGTAATGTTTCCCATGAAAAAAGAATCAACGCTGCACCGAGGGAAgagttttatttctgtgttgtaCACTAATTGCAAAGAGGCAGTAACCATGGCGACAGGATGGTCTACACAGGCTGCTGCCTCTCTAATGCGACTCTGACTCTTTTCATTTGACAGCGAACAAGCTTTATGGTCATTCTGCTTACTGTTGATGAATGTGCACAATTAAAAATGATCATCCCTATGCAGGGGTTACATTAGGTTTTCCAACCGCTTCACAAAACGTTATTAGTCCGTCAAGACGTTAATCTCTCACTGAAGAACTTAGTTTGAGAAGATGTAGGTAGACATGTCTCTTTAACAATTGCTACATAAAAAGTAAGAAGCCATTCAAGAAACCCTCACATTACTTGTGAGCCCATAAAGTCAAATGACGAATGCATTTGTCTAATCATTACATTTCAGTGGGTGTAACTATGATACCTAATCTAAAAAGGTTAGTTAGTCTATAAATTATTTCCGAAAGCAATGGCATTACAATGGCGGATTTATCCCTAAACTGGTCACAGAGACGTTGTGGGGGTGAGTGTGAAACATCATTTATGGGAAAAGGAAGacaagaggtcaaaggtcatggtccAGGAGTCAGAGGATGAATTATGGCTACACTCCAGTTAAATCCTGAACCTGTGCTATGATATGCCTGCTCTTAGTCTCAATGTAAGTCTGCTGTTAAAAAGGTGTGTGACACTGATTACCTCTTAACATTGAAGCAGATCTGTCAGTATGTTGGATACTGTATTCAGAGTAGAATATCCTAAACCTCCCAGGGATCTCCTCACTCTTACAGAGCTCACGCATGGCAGCATAGGAGGCAGAGTCGCAAGCAGCAGAAGTCGGGAAAAAGCTCAAGTTTTCAAGCAGCAGCGCAGTTTATTTCCTGTTACCTTCACTTTAGCATTGCAAAGGGAGCTAAGCACTACTTTGTGTGTCCTGATTGGGAAACCCTGTTCGGTCGTTGTTATAATGATCGCACCAGCACCAAGCATCGGGCACGCCCCAGAGACACAGCCATCTTTGAACCAACACGTTTGTGTGCGTGCTGCGTTAAACCAACAGAGTGAATAACTGTACCACTTTGATCGACAAGAAAATCAGATGTAGAAACCAAGGGATTATTAAAGACTATTAAAAGATTTGATAAAGTTTattagacaaaacaaaaaaatctgggAATTTCAGAGGGTGTGTCCGACCTGGATCAGATTGCAATTCAATTCACTCATTGTAAAAGTGCCATAAGAGCCTTTAGAGAATAATTATTCCATCTGTGCTCAAGAGTTTTTATCAACCAcctataaaatatacatataatgtaaATATTCTTTTGCACCAAATATATTCCGGCCTGGAGGAAAGACTATCATCATTTTGTGCAGTTATTTCATCATGAATGGATTGAAGTGATGTCCAGACACccccctctgctctgtggagttCTCTCAGATTCAGATTAAGgctcacagaggaggagagaggagagaaagcgGCGTTGTTGTGTATCTCACTCTAAAGTTGGGGTCACTGAGGGGCGGGCTGGCCTCCAACAGAATGGCGTTAGAGCTGGGAAACTGCAGGTCAGACAGGAGGGACAGTTCAAGACAACCCGCTGTCCACTGCTTCAGAAATCAACGACATTCATTTAATGTGACAAGGGATAAATAAAGAACAGTTATTAGATGAAAAGCAACCGTCCCTGGACCCAGTTAAAGATTTCCTTCACGGTTGAGGGTTTAAAGTAatcctcctttctccttctcGCTGATCTTGCCCTCATCCTTGAGGACGCAGCATTTAATCCTCCTTTATTCTTGCCTCCATCACCTTTTGTCCCTTATGAAAGATGCTTTAAACATCCTTCCTCTTATCCCCATTATCCACCTTCGTCTGTCATCGTTGGTGTTTTGCACCTTTTTTATATCTCCATACATTTACAAGGGTCAGTCAAGTTTAGTTTAACTACAGTGAAAACAGAAGAGAGTGATATTACCTTCTCCAGTTGTTCTATGCAGATGGTGTGGGCGACGATTTTGCAGGCGGAACACTTCCTTCGACTGACGGACTTTTGCTGGAAAGAGAATTAAAAAGTGAGAGAGGGATCATGACACGCTTTATACAAGAGAACAGAAAAATCACAGGGACAACAACTAAGGTTTTGGGATCTTCAGCAGCAATCGCAGTAGTACAATCTCTTACCTCTGGGGGTCAGCATTGTACTGTAAAAAGAGAATGTTGAATGCACCAAAGACAGAAATGATATGATATAACGTTTTTTGGAGGtaatttttgtacattttaaaatctattttataaaaatatagagACACTTAAAGATTGAATTTTGTTGGCAGCAGGTATAGTAT from Platichthys flesus chromosome 22, fPlaFle2.1, whole genome shotgun sequence includes these protein-coding regions:
- the dgkza gene encoding diacylglycerol kinase zeta isoform X4 encodes the protein MMRDAAAPLLQRPGLEDVSEEEDVFAADGSLRIPRQPNDYQLPREMNVKAAKEDEGHMTMSRMEAEFVQLNLRKQVSYRKAISKSGLHHLPCQPSTSSLNRTDPETSIRSTLDWTESAVYGDHIWFETNASGDYCYVGEQHCIARALQKSVSRRKCSACKIVAHTICIEQLEKFPSSNAILLEASPPLSDPNFRINFRCKPSFRESGSRNIREPIVVRHHWVHRRRQEGKCKQCGKGFQQKFAFHSKDIVGISCSWCKQAYHNKVSCFMLQQIEEACPIGAHAALIVPPTWVIRVRRNQSSMKSSKKKKRTSFKRKSSKKGAEEGRMWRPFIIRPIPSPLMKPLLVFVNPKSGGNQGTKIMQSFMWYLNPRQVFDLSQGGPKEGLELYRKVNNLRIMACGGDGTVGWILSCLDELAINPQPPVAVLPLGTGNDLARTLNWGGGYTDEPLSKILSHVEDGTVVQLDRWNLLVEPNVSAAAELDEQQSDKLPLDVFNNYFSLGFDAHVTLEFHESREANPEKFNSRFKNKMFYAGTAFSDFLMGSSKDLSKHIKVVCDGTDLTSKVQDLKLQCLVFLNIPRYCAGTTPWGNPSEHHDFEPQRHDDGYIEVIGFTMTSLATLQVGGHGERLNQCREVTLTTTKPLPVQVDGEPCRLAPSVIHISLRNQANMIQKTKRRTSLPHLNDQQQVPERLRIRVSRIGMTDYEALHYDKDKLRQASIPLGLIVVPGDSDLETCREHIQRLQEDFCSVHPPFRCLGPQEEAGKPKILSSQRLSPKWCFLDSTTADRFYRIDRAQEHLNYVTEISQEELFILDPELIVTSTVGTSPSDSLDVATPASSLVNSSCSQRQRVNSDSSAAEAFALNAAPVASKLTRAGCIHRSNTTAADFKPRLRREQSQKTEDTDGEREKEMLIECVKNKDVKGLQELHLKGADLTALDQSDCSLLHHAVSTGSKDTVRYILDNAPNDLLDVTEKLHGETVLHRAASLCHRTICHYLVEAGASLMKTDLQGDTPKNRAEKAQDAELAAYLENRQHYQMIQREDQETAV
- the dgkza gene encoding diacylglycerol kinase zeta isoform X3, whose translation is MDLELGADADLGQGAAPATCVDTTEQEEFETEGEGGEGFANVKGVDGEFSSESSSSNASLRSSSTLPAPSSSWPPPPCVEEEKEMMSGCSKSFTGLKIFNRRKAISKSGLHHLPCQPSTSSLNRTDPETSIRSTLDWTESAVYGDHIWFETNASGDYCYVGEQHCIARALQKSVSRRKCSACKIVAHTICIEQLEKFPSSNAILLEASPPLSDPNFRINFRCKPSFRESGSRNIREPIVVRHHWVHRRRQEGKCKQCGKGFQQKFAFHSKDIVGISCSWCKQAYHNKVSCFMLQQIEEACPIGAHAALIVPPTWVIRVRRNQSSMKSSKKKKRTSFKRKSSKKGAEEGRMWRPFIIRPIPSPLMKPLLVFVNPKSGGNQGTKIMQSFMWYLNPRQVFDLSQGGPKEGLELYRKVNNLRIMACGGDGTVGWILSCLDELAINPQPPVAVLPLGTGNDLARTLNWGGGYTDEPLSKILSHVEDGTVVQLDRWNLLVEPNVSAAAELDEQQSDKLPLDVFNNYFSLGFDAHVTLEFHESREANPEKFNSRFKNKMFYAGTAFSDFLMGSSKDLSKHIKVVCDGTDLTSKVQDLKLQCLVFLNIPRYCAGTTPWGNPSEHHDFEPQRHDDGYIEVIGFTMTSLATLQVGGHGERLNQCREVTLTTTKPLPVQVDGEPCRLAPSVIHISLRNQANMIQKTKRRTSLPHLNDQQQVPERLRIRVSRIGMTDYEALHYDKDKLRQASIPLGLIVVPGDSDLETCREHIQRLQEDFCSVHPPFRCLGPQEEAGKPKILSSQRLSPKWCFLDSTTADRFYRIDRAQEHLNYVTEISQEELFILDPELIVTSTVGTSPSDSLDVATPASSLVNSSCSQRQRVNSDSSAAEAFALNAAPVASKLTRAGCIHRSNTTAADFKPRLRREQSQKTEDTDGEREKEMLIECVKNKDVKGLQELHLKGADLTALDQSDCSLLHHAVSTGSKDTVRYILDNAPNDLLDVTEKLHGETVLHRAASLCHRTICHYLVEAGASLMKTDLQGDTPKNRAEKAQDAELAAYLENRQHYQMIQREDQETAV